Within Candidatus Cloacimonadota bacterium, the genomic segment CCAAAATCCATCGCCATGCCAATGTCATCGAGTTTTTTGGATGTAAGTGCCACCCGCACAGTCCAGTTATGGCCATGCAGGTTGCTGCAGGCACCTTCGTATCCGCAGAGACGATGGGCGGCGCTGAAGGAATCGGTTACGCTAAGTTTATACATTTTAAAACCTTTATGATTTTGGAAGAGAAGCCGCGAGTTAACCTGAGAGCCTCCCTGTCCGTTTTTTGATTTTACCATATTGAATATGATTTGCTTCTGGTACCAAGATTTTGAAGGTGGTGTTTATGGCAACTGAAATCTTGAGCGAGAAGCCCGGAACCTCAAAAGGGAGAGATAGATACGTATATTTAGCGGTCTTCACGTTCGCGATCCCGTTCCATGTCTTTTTTGTGCAGGGCATCGCGTTTGTCGTAGGTTTTTTTGCCCTTCGCCAGGGCGATGGTCACTTTGCAGAGGCCTTTTTCATTGATAAAGATTTCCAAGGGCACGATGGTCATACCCTGTTCCTCGGTTTTCACACGCAGGCGGCGAA encodes:
- a CDS encoding 6-carboxytetrahydropterin synthase; amino-acid sequence: MYKLSVTDSFSAAHRLCGYEGACSNLHGHNWTVRVALTSKKLDDIGMAMDFG